The Sediminicola sp. YIK13 genomic sequence GACTACTTTACCTTTTGGGGTAGTAAACTTTAGGGAATCTGCCACCTTAATACTGTCTACAGAAAGCAGCTCCCCATTGTGGTATCTATTCGTAAACTTTTCGTAATAGTCCTTGTTTCCGTTTTTATAATCCTTTTGGATAGACCTTCCCGTAGGTGTGTAGTATCTGGAAATAGTTAGACGAACGGCAGACCCATCACCAAGATCCATTTCACGTTGCACAAGGCCTTTCCCAAATGAACGACGTCCTATAATGGTTCCTATATCATTATCCTGCAAGGAGCCAGCAATAATCTCACTCGCTGATGCCGATCTTTCATTGATGAGCACATATACCGGTTTGTCCTCAAAATCACCTTTCTTGGTGGCGAACGATTTGTTTATTTTTCCGTTTTTGTTTTTTGTGAACAGAATTAGCTTTTTATCTGGCAAAAACTCATCCGCTATCTCCTCCGCAATCCCTAAATACCCTCCTGGGTTATCCCTAAGGTCCAAGGTCAACTTCCTTGCGCCCTGATTTTGTAACGTATTTAATGCGGCTTTAAACTCTTTGTAAGATGATTCCGCAAAACGATTCAACTTAATATATCCCATATCAGGGGTTAACATGTAGAAGGCCTCCACACTTTTTATGGGAATTAAATCCCTCTTTATGCTCACGTTGAATTTCCTGTTGTCCTTTTTCCGAAAGATATTCAAGTTAACCTTGGAGCCTTCTTTTCCTTTCAGCTTTTCTACTATGGAACTGTTGGGCATGTTCTTTCCAAAAAGTGTATCTGTATCTGCAACCAAAATTCGATCCCCTGCCTGAAGCCCCTTTAGGTAACTAGGTCCATTCTCCACGGTACGGATAACCGCTATGGTATCCTTGTACATGTAAAAATTTACACCGATGCCCACAAAATCACCTTTCATGTTCTCAGTAACCTTTTTCATTTCCTCTTTTGGGATATAAACGGAATGGGGATCCAGTTTGTCCAAGATATTATTTACCGTAACATCAACGATACTATCGGTATTTATATCGTCCACATACTCATAATCAATATAATCTATAAGCCTATTGAGCTTATCCTTTTTTGAATTGGTGGTGAACAGTTTCTCCGGAGAATCATTAAAATGTAACTTTCCGCCAATTAAGATGCCTATGGCAAGTGCCAATGCAATTACTGTAGGCCATATATAACTGTATTTGCTTTTCATAAGTTACTTTTTATGAACTGAATTCCTCAATAGGCATATAAGTGATTTCCACCCCGGCCTTCTCTAAAAATTGCAATCCCGAATCATCTTTGTACGCTCGCTGATATACCACACGTTTTATGCCAGATTGATGGATCAGCTTACTACATTCCTTACAAGGTGAAAGGGTGATATATAAAGTAGAACCCTCACAGGATTGAGTAGAGGACGCCACTTTTGAAATGGCATTGGCTTCTGCGTGGAGCACATACCATTTGGTATACCCTTCACCGTCCTCGCAGCTATTCTCGAAGCCGGTGGGAGTTCCGTTGTAACCATCGGATATTATCATCCTGTCCTTTACGATAATGGCACCTACCTGCTTGCGCTTGCAATAAGACAATTTGCCCCATTCTCTTGCCATCCTCAAATAAGCGGTATCGTATTTTCTTTGTTTCTTGTTCTCCATCAATACTTTAAATCACCATGGATCGCGATAGACCTTTCATCTCACCATGACCCATTACAACTTCAAAGGTACACTAATATACCCTCTTTGTAATATTCCAACAACCTATTAAGGTTAATATTTAGTGAAAATCTACCAAGGGTAAGTTTCTACCAACATGGGGATGACAATTGCGATAATCAATATAGAGGCAACCCCTATAAAGAGGGGCACCCTTACCTTTGCCATTGATTGAATCAGGTAAGATATTAGCAAAACAAATAGGATGATAAACACCTGGGAAAGTTCTATTCCGGTGGCAAAACCAAGCAGAGGCATGAGCTTTTGCTCCTCTTCTGCCATTAACATTTTAAAATAATTGGAAAAGCCAAAACCATGGATCAGCCCAAAAAATGCCGTTGCAAACAAATGTATACCGGTATTCTTGTTTTCAAGGGAGTTAATGGCATACCATAAATTGAATAGGGCCGTGAACAAAATGGTAATAGGAATTAAGAATTCAATCAAGGCGACATCCATGATAACCAAATCATAGACCGACATTGCCAAAGAAAGACAATGGGCCACTGTAAAGACTGTCGCCAATAACAATACCTTTTTCCAATCCTTGAAAGTAAACGGTATTGCCAAGGCCGAAAGAAAAAGAATATGATCGTATGCGTTAAGGTCTAAAACATGATCCAGACCCATCTGAAGGTAGAACCAGAAATTTTCCATAATTGGTTTAGTTATCGTTGATTATTAATAAATGTCTAAAAAAACCTCAAATATTACAAACCTCGTTCCATTTGAATGGTCTCGTAAGCTTTTTGAACCTCTTTAAACTTTTCTTCCGCACCCTTTTTTATAGCCTCATTTTCTGTATTCACCCTATCCGGATGGTATTTTTTAGCCATGGTCCTATATGCTTTTTTCACTTCTTCATCGGATACAGATCTTTCAATTTCCAAAATCTTGTACGCTGTATCCGCAGATTTTACGAACATGGCCTTTATGCTTTCAAAATCGATCATACCCACATTCAAATACCCGGCAATTTCCTTTATTTTTTCAATCTCTAGAGGGCTTATACTTCCGTCGGATTGCGCAATTCCGAACAAAAAGTGCAGTAATTGGAGTCGCACCTCATACCGTGTGCGTTGATTGAGATAGGCACAAATTCTGGCAGCAGAGATCTCTCTCTTTTTAATTACCTCGTTAAAAGTCCTGAAAATTGCATTTGCCTTATCCTTGCCATAGGTACTCAAGAAATACTGCCTCACATAATCCAGCTCCCTCTGGGTAACATTGCCATCGGCCTTGATGACAACAGAACATAAGGAAAGAAGGTTTAATTCAAAATCTGCAGGCGACACGCTTTGACTCTGGCCCCCTCCAAAAACTGATCCGCCACCTGAACCACGGTTCCTAAGACTATCAATATAACTACCAATCAAAAAACCTACTATGGCACCTGGAAACCTAAACACATAATACCCCAAGATGGCGGCAAACCATTTTATCATCCTATAAAATTTTTTCAAAGATATAATATTACGAGAGAAAAGAACCCCTAATGAAAAGTTAAGGCACATGCAGTAAATGATACAAAATGGTTACCTTTGTCAGATATCTAAATCATTAAAAATTAGACTATGTATCCTGCAGAATTAGTTAAACCAATGAGACAAGATCTGGCATCTGCCGGATTTGAAGAATTATATACGGCCGAAGCTGTTGAGAAGGCCATCAATCAAGAAGGTATTACATTAGTAGTGGTGAACTCTGTTTGTGGTTGTGCTGCAGCCAATGCAAGACCTGCCGCCAAAATGAGCCTTAAGAACAGTAAAAAACCAGACCATTTGGTAACGGTATTTGCCGGGGTTGATACGGAAGCGGTAAATGCTGCAAGGGGACTTATGGTTCCTTTTCCTCCATCTTCTCCAAGTATGGCCTTGTTCAAAAATGGCGATTTGGTTCACATGATTGAGCGTCACCATATTGAAGGAAGACCAGCAGAAATGATTGCTGAGAACCTGATGGAAGCCTATAACGAATTCTGTTAGTTTACATTTCCCTGGCTTTTTTAAGGTGCTGGGAATAACAGAGTAAAAAATAAAAAGAGAAACCGTGCTAGTCATGGTTTCTCTTTTTATTTTTGTGTCATGCAAAAAATATTGGCCTACCCCTTCTCAATCGTTTACCAGATTTTATTTGGCCTTACCTTGTTGGTATTCCATCCCATCCAATGGTTCGCCTTTAATGTATTTGGATACCCTGCTTTAAAGAGAACTGTCAGTATTTTAAATTTTTGCCTACTACGATGCTCCAACGTTCTTGGAACCACATATACCTTTAACAACCCGTACGACATCCCAACTGACCGGCCTTTGATCATTGTTGCCAACCATCAGAGCATGCATGATATTTCGCCCATCGTTTGGTATATGAGGAAACATCATCCAAAATTTGTGAGCAAACAGGAACTCGGAAAAGGTATCCCCAGCGTATCCTATAATTTAAGGCATGGGGGATCCGTGCTGATCGACCGAAAGGATAGCAGGCAAGCTTTGACTGAAATTGCAAAACTTGGAAAATATATAGAAGCCCATAACCGCAGTGCCGTAATCTTTCCTGAGGGCACAAGAAGTAAAACCGGGCATCCCAAAAAGTTCCAGA encodes the following:
- a CDS encoding S41 family peptidase encodes the protein MKSKYSYIWPTVIALALAIGILIGGKLHFNDSPEKLFTTNSKKDKLNRLIDYIDYEYVDDINTDSIVDVTVNNILDKLDPHSVYIPKEEMKKVTENMKGDFVGIGVNFYMYKDTIAVIRTVENGPSYLKGLQAGDRILVADTDTLFGKNMPNSSIVEKLKGKEGSKVNLNIFRKKDNRKFNVSIKRDLIPIKSVEAFYMLTPDMGYIKLNRFAESSYKEFKAALNTLQNQGARKLTLDLRDNPGGYLGIAEEIADEFLPDKKLILFTKNKNGKINKSFATKKGDFEDKPVYVLINERSASASEIIAGSLQDNDIGTIIGRRSFGKGLVQREMDLGDGSAVRLTISRYYTPTGRSIQKDYKNGNKDYYEKFTNRYHNGELLSVDSIKVADSLKFTTPKGKVVYGGGGIIPDVFVPIGSNEMETIESIESLGLISRFVFEHLDEDRNRYSYLSKNEFIYDFKVDDILFEKFIKYAEGIKVIRNLNLAYYDFEDKIKLYIKASLAEQLYDPNIYAKIKNEGDAMLQKVMELDNPKIHKRTNE
- a CDS encoding deoxycytidylate deaminase — translated: MENKKQRKYDTAYLRMAREWGKLSYCKRKQVGAIIVKDRMIISDGYNGTPTGFENSCEDGEGYTKWYVLHAEANAISKVASSTQSCEGSTLYITLSPCKECSKLIHQSGIKRVVYQRAYKDDSGLQFLEKAGVEITYMPIEEFSS
- a CDS encoding HupE/UreJ family protein, giving the protein MENFWFYLQMGLDHVLDLNAYDHILFLSALAIPFTFKDWKKVLLLATVFTVAHCLSLAMSVYDLVIMDVALIEFLIPITILFTALFNLWYAINSLENKNTGIHLFATAFFGLIHGFGFSNYFKMLMAEEEQKLMPLLGFATGIELSQVFIILFVLLISYLIQSMAKVRVPLFIGVASILIIAIVIPMLVETYPW
- a CDS encoding tellurite resistance TerB family protein, which gives rise to MIKWFAAILGYYVFRFPGAIVGFLIGSYIDSLRNRGSGGGSVFGGGQSQSVSPADFELNLLSLCSVVIKADGNVTQRELDYVRQYFLSTYGKDKANAIFRTFNEVIKKREISAARICAYLNQRTRYEVRLQLLHFLFGIAQSDGSISPLEIEKIKEIAGYLNVGMIDFESIKAMFVKSADTAYKILEIERSVSDEEVKKAYRTMAKKYHPDRVNTENEAIKKGAEEKFKEVQKAYETIQMERGL
- a CDS encoding BrxA/BrxB family bacilliredoxin, which translates into the protein MYPAELVKPMRQDLASAGFEELYTAEAVEKAINQEGITLVVVNSVCGCAAANARPAAKMSLKNSKKPDHLVTVFAGVDTEAVNAARGLMVPFPPSSPSMALFKNGDLVHMIERHHIEGRPAEMIAENLMEAYNEFC
- a CDS encoding lysophospholipid acyltransferase family protein produces the protein MQKILAYPFSIVYQILFGLTLLVFHPIQWFAFNVFGYPALKRTVSILNFCLLRCSNVLGTTYTFNNPYDIPTDRPLIIVANHQSMHDISPIVWYMRKHHPKFVSKQELGKGIPSVSYNLRHGGSVLIDRKDSRQALTEIAKLGKYIEAHNRSAVIFPEGTRSKTGHPKKFQTMGLKILMKNAPSALIVPISINNSWKMLRYGKFPNALGNHITLDVHQPLEISEDKDALIAKVEQQITSGITSFA